One region of Macadamia integrifolia cultivar HAES 741 chromosome 11, SCU_Mint_v3, whole genome shotgun sequence genomic DNA includes:
- the LOC122092675 gene encoding WEB family protein At1g75720-like translates to MATDTEEMVVQVMKRAEIDTRAPFRSVKEAVMLFGERVLAGELYSKHLKEMGEGEMGHGQSKLGTVTTELEETKQSLQQAREEGVMMANCLSSLSEELEKTKIELKQMKAKEAQKQPIYSEMEDLKFVENARTIKVETPRVKEEEGVPEVQNRRYVKFASPPSLAQVVSPVEGRGEVLERQPSLRTKKKKNPIIPLIGFIFSKKRGTHQGGTTTLRVPPRPS, encoded by the exons ATGGCCACGGATACCGAAGAAATGGTGGTGCAGGTGATGAAGAGGGCAGAGATTGATACAAGGGCTCCCTTTCGCTCTGTTAAGGAAGCTGTGATGTTATTTGGAGAGAGAGTTTTAGCTGGGGAGCTCTATTCCAAACACCTTAAAGAG ATGGGAGAAGGTGAAATGGGTCACGGCCAATCCAAGCTAGGAACTGTCACTACAGAGCTTGAAGAGACAAAGCAAAGCCTCCAACAAGCAAGAGAAGAAGGTGTAATGATGGCGAATTGTCTTTCTTCTCTGAGTGAAGAGCTGGAGAAGACGAAAATAGAGCTGAAACAAATGAAGGCTAAGGAAGCCCAGAAACAACCAATTTACTCTGAGATGGAAGACCTCAAGTTTGTTGAGAATGCAAGAACGATTAAAGTGGAGACTCCAAgagttaaagaagaagaaggtgtcCCAGAGGTTCAGAATAGAAGATATGTTAAGTTTGCCAGCCCTCCTTCACTGGCTCAGGTTGTAAGCCCTGTAGAAGGCCGTGGTGAAGTACTTGAGAGACAACCTTCTTTgcgaacgaagaagaagaagaatcccaTAATCCCACTAAtaggatttattttctctaagaAAAGGGGAACTCATCAGGGTGGTACTACAACCCTAAGAGTCCCCCCTCGACCTAGttaa